The nucleotide sequence tgttagagtgatgaagagtagagacaggaaggatgttcagcatgttagtgatgaagagtagagacaggaaggatgttcagcatgttagtgatgaagagtagaaacaggaaggatgttcagcatgttagtgatgaagagtagagacaggaaggatgtccagcatgtcagagtgatgaagagtagagacaggaaggatgttcagcatgttagagtgatgaagagtagagacaggaaggatgttcagcatgttagagtgatgaagagtagagacaggaaggatgttcagcatgttagagtgatgaagaggagagacaggaaggatgttcagcatgttagagtgatgaagagtagagacaggaaggatgttcagcatgttagtgatgaagagtagagacaggaaggatgttcagcatgttagagtgatgaagagtagagacaggaaggatgttcagcatgttagagtgatgaagagtagagacaggaaggatgttcagcgtgttagagtgatgaagaggagagacaggaaggatgttcagcatgttagtgatgaagagtagagacaggaaggatgttcagcgtgtcagagtgatgaagagtagagacaggaaggatgttcagcgtgtcagagtgatgaagagtagagatgaaggtgttgacagaggccagtagtgtttatgaagatggaagaagtatttagaggaataaatgaatgaggaagatgagagagatcAAAGGGGAGtcgaggaacctgttgtggaccaggaagtgatgaagatcaGCATGAGTGAAGCtagaaaggtgatgaagaggatgaagaatgggaaggcagctggaccagagacatacctgtgcaggtgtggaagtgtccgggagaggaagctgcagagtttaacgggttgttgaatacaatcctcgaggaagaagatgaagaggaacggaggagaagagttctggtgtccattttctttttcttttttttgaactttattcacagaaaaaacaaacacaacgaaacaagtacaaataataacaataataataataataataataaaaaaagctacTACAAACAGTGTTCTGAGACCGGGCTACACAACATCAATGAGTTGCCATGGCAATAACTCAAAGTGAAGGCTGGTTTGTGACATTATTGAGAAAGTTCTTGATTAGatcccattttctttcacaGACAGGTGTTTGTACCTGTAATTGTGCAGCCAATCGTTCCATAGAGTAAACTTGTCTTATCTTTTGTAGGTGGTTCCggtttcatccagcagattgTTGTAGTTTTCCTTGCAGTCATTAGCAAGAGACGGAGTGTAAATGTTTGATCCTGGGAGAAACTGTCTGGGAAAATGTCCAGCAAGAAACCAAAGGGTCCATTGAAagattgattttaaacactgtTCTCAATGTAAATTGAACATTTTTCCAGAAGTTAAGAATAATGGGACAGTCCCAaaagacgtgtgtttgtctCCCACAGgtccagtttctccagcatttgTCGCTTGTGCTACATTTGATGAGGAAAGATTTTAAAGGTGTTGTGAagaatctcattttcatcttccaatCAAATTCTTTCCAAACCTGACTACCCACCCCCCTGTGACAGCCAGAACAAATACTTTGCCAAACCTCgtctaatgtgacatttaactccAATTCCCATTGTTGTTTAATATGTTGAGTATTGTCCATGATatcaatcagcagctgttggtaaatcaatgacacttttatttcattactccacccttttcaaccagatttataaaatgtttctctaTGTTTGTTGGTTCTCTTAAAATCTCTTCCCAGTCAGAATGTTTTGTGATATAGCTTCTTatctgcaggtacatgtacaAATCACTTGATGGCAAATTAAATTTACTTCCTAGTTGGGCaaaagttttaaatacatttccttcAAACAATTGATTCACTGTGATGAGCCCCCTCTCAGCCCGTCTCCCAAATCCGCCCTCTGATAAAGAAGGGAGAAACTCAATGTTTCTATTTATAGCCATCGCTCGGGATAAGACAGCCTTCCCCTTCAGCTGTTTTTGAGTCTTGTTCCATAtctgtaatgtttgtttaacCCATAAATTtgatatgtttatttttttctgagattGCGGGCTCAGAAATGGAAGACTGGAAAGGGGAATCCCCGACAATGAATTCTTCTCCATAGACACCCACCGTGTTTCTGGGTCACAAATAATCCATGATGctattgcttttatttgggcTGCCCAATAATACAGTTTAAGATTAGGTAATCTTAGGCCCCCATTTTCCTTGCTAGACATTAAAACTTTCAGGCGTATTCTTGGTCTTTTGTTCTGCCAAATAAATTTTAACATCAATTTATCCAGTAACTTAAAAAACTTGGAGTatcgccccctccagctggtggcgccctaggcaaccgcctagttcgcctatgcctagagtcGGCTCTGGTTCTACACTCAGAGCAAATAATGAGGGAGACAGAACTTCCCCCTGTCTAGTACGCGTCCCAGTGGAAAGAAATTTGAGCAATAGCCATTTACCCTCACTCgtgattttgggtttttataAAAGGTTTGAACCCActtaataaaattattgttGAAACCCATATGTCTCAGTGTCTGTTGGAGGAATCCCCAGTCCACCCGATCAAACGCCTTCTCAGCGTCCAAACTAAGAAGCATTGATGGGGGGCTCCTTCCCTGCGCCTCTGTTTGAAGGTTTAATGCCCTTCGAACATTATCAGATCCCTGTCTGTTAGTAATAAAACCTGTTTGATCAGGCTTAACAAGCGTTCTTATAACTTTTTGTATTCTGTTTGCAATGATGGCAGTAAGTATTTTGAGATCAACACAGAGGAGGCTGATGGGGCGGTAAGACATACATAGAGTTGGGTCCTTGCCTTCTTTGTGAATAACACTAATAATAGCTTCAGACCATGACTGAGGAGGATCACCCTCTGCCAAAGCATAATTATAAACTTTATCCAAAAGTGGCGTAAATTCCTTCTCAAACATTTTGTAGTATTCTCCTGGAAGACCATCCACTCCTGgagctttattatttttaagttttaaaatgctattttttatttcttctctaGTGATTGGACCCGTTGAGAgatcagcttcctcttcagtcAGTTTGGTGAGCTCTATAGAGTTGAGACGTTtctcagtattttcttttttatttggacaGCTTTCTTCTGTATATAATTCCTGGTAGTAAGTAGCAAATGATTTTGCGATATTCTCGGGTTGAAGTAAAATGTCCCCTGTGCTTGGACACTTGATTTTGTGAACCACTCTACTTGATTGTAGTTTTCGCAGTTGAAATGCTCCATTGCCCTGTTCATAGTACTTTTGATTTGTGAATCGAAGCTGCCTTTCTGCTTTATAGgttaataaatcatttaatttttgCCTACTTACTTTCAACTCATTTAATATAACATTATTTTGTAGTCTTTGGTATTCTTTTTCCAACTTTctaattttgttttccaatATATTCGAATATTTCCCCTCAGGACGCTCTTGGCTCCCTCCCATAATATGGATGGAGATACTGTGTCATTATCATTAAATTCAATATACTCTGTTATACCTCTTTTAATTTCTTGTTGAACGCTTTCATTATTTAATATAGATACATTAGCTCTCCGatatttaaagttattatttttactcaaCTTTAGTTTCAAACAGACTGGAGCGACCCCCCCGGAtgaagcggttgaagatggatggatagatgaatGGAGGAACAGTagagctacaaggaagagacgtaaagaagggagaggacttcaggtacctcgggtcaacagagcagagtgatggagagaatgtggaaaggaggtgaagaatcgtgtgcaggcaggctggaacggggggaggacagtatcaggtgtgctctgtgataggacgaagggacaggtctacaagacagtggtgaggacagccatgatggacggcttagagacagtggtgaggacagccatgatggacggcttagagacagtggtgaggacagccatgatggacggctgagagacagtggtgaggacagccatgatggacggctgagagacagtggtgaggacagccatgatggacggctcagagacagtggtgaggacagccatgatggacggctcagagacagtggtgaggacagccatgatggacggcttagagacagtggtgaggacagccatgatggacggctcagagacagtggtgaggacagccatgatggacggcttagagacagtggtgaggacagccatgatggacggctcagagacagtggtgaggacagccatgatgaacggcttagagacagtggtgaggacagccatgatggacggcttagagacagtggtgaggacagccatgatggacggctgtctctgaggaaaagacaggaggcggagctagaagtggaggagatgaagatgctgaggttctccttggtagagaccaggttggacaggattagtaatgagacaataagagggacagtgaaggttagacgttttggagacaaggtcagagagaccagactttgatggtttggacatgtccagaggagagacagggactatatcggtagaaggatgctgaggatggaactgcagggaacaggactagaggacgacccaggagaagatacatggacgtagtgagggaggacatgagagtggctggtgttggggaggacgatgcaaaggacagggtgaagtggagaccgCTGGTTTGTGTACAGTAGTAGTCGTCAGTGATTTCAAGCAGACAAATTTGTCGAATCGAATTCAGTCAAAGGTATGAAGGTATAAGTACTTCACACCCTAAACATTGTACAAACTGGACTCTTAAATGTGATTATAATTCTTAACCTTTGTCACTGCCCTTAAAGCGATTCCTCACCGAGGAAGCGTTGGAGAATGAAGAACAAGTTAAGAATAGCAAGTTAAGAATAACAAGTTAAGAATAACAAGTTATTCATTCTATTCATTTGTATTAATTTCCTTGTGTTTTCAGATTTGTCTGGTTTATCAAGTCAGGGATCACCTCGTCACTCGTCTTTAGTCCTTTAAAGAAGCTTCGTGTGACCGTccagtccctaataatgtccctcatgtgacgccgtccagtccctaataatgtccctcatgtgatgccgtccagtccctaataatgtccctcatgtgacgccgtccagtccctaataatgtccctcatgtgatgccgtccagtccctaataatgtccctcatgtgacgccgtccagtccctaataatgtccctcatgtgacgccgtccatccctaataatgtccctcatgtgatgcCGTCcatccctaataatgtccctcatgtgatgcCGTCcatccctaataatgtccctcatgtgatgcCGTCcatccctaataatgtccctcatgtgatgcCGTCcatccctaataatgtccctcatgtgatgcCGTCcatccctaataatgtccctcatgtgatgcCGTCcatccctaataatgtccctcatgtgatgcCGTCcatccctaataatgtccctcatgtgatgcCGTCcatccctaataatgtccctcatgtgatgcCATCcatccctaataatgtccctcatgtgatgcCGTCcatccctaataatgtccctcatgtgatgcCGTCcatccctaataatgtccctcatgtgatgcCGTTcatccctaataatgtccctcatgtgacgccgtccatccctaataatgtccctcatgtgatgcCGTCcatccctaataatgtccctcatgtgatgcCGTCcatccctaataatgtccctcatgtgatgcCGTCcatccctaataatgtccctcatgtgatgcCGTCcatccctaataatgtccctcatgtgatgcCGTCcatccctaataatgtccctcatgtgacgccgtccagtccctaataatgtccctcatgtgacgccgtccagtccctaataatgtccctcatgtgacgccgtccagtccctaataatgtccctcatgtgacgccgtccagtccctaataatgtccctcatgtgacgccgtccagcccctaataatgtccctcatgtgacgccgtccagtccctaataatgtccctcatgtgacgccGCCCAGcccctaataatgtccctcatgtgacgccgtccagtccctaataatgtccctcatgtgacgccgtccagtccctaataatgtccctcatgtgacgccgtccagtccctaataatgtccctcatgtgacgccgtccagtccctaataatgtccctcatgtgacgccgtccagtccctaataatgtccctcatgtgacgccgtccagtccctaataatgtccctcatgtgacgccgtccagcccctaataatgtccctcatgtgacgccgtccagtccctaataatgtccctcatgtgatgcCGTCCAGcccctaataatgtccctcatgtgacgccgtccagtccctaataatgtccctcatgtgacgccgtccagtccctaataatgtccctcatgtgacgccgtccagtccctaataatgtccctcatgcgacgccgtccagtccctaataatgtccctcatgcgacgccgtccagtccctaataatgtccctcatgcgACGCCGTCCAGcccctaataatgtccctcatgcgacgccgtccagtccctaataatgtccctcatgtgacgccgtccagtccctaataatgtccctcatgtgacgccgtccagtccctaataatgtccctcatgtgatgccgtccagtccctaataatgtccctcatgtgacgccGTCCAGTCCCTACTAATGTCCCTCGTGTGACGCCGTccagtccctaataatgtccctcgtgtgacgccgtccagtccctaataatgtccctcatgtgacgccgtccagtccctaataatgtccctcgtgtgacgccgtccagtccctaataatgtccctcgtgtgacgccgtccagtccctaataatgtccctcatgtgacgccgtccagtccctaataatgtccctcatgtgacgccgtccagtccctaataatgtccctcgtgtgacgccgtccagtccctaataatgtccctcatgtgacgccGTCCGTCCACCTCCTCGTAGACAAACGACCTCAATCAtctgtcagcagcagctttatacaccttgcgggtcacatttgtgctggagcctattccagctgactACAAgaggggcacaccccggacacgtcgccagcgcattgtcgggctacagacagacagacactcaccTGGAGTGATCAATACGCACAAATTGCATTTTTTGGAGGTGTAaggaaacgggagaacctggaggaaaaCAGACGGCGCAGAAGGAACCAGCGCTACCACTAATCCCATAAAATCCACCCCTGGAACCTGGAATCACGCTGGTGTTATCGGTTTCTTTCCTTCAGGACcacatcccacctctacacatGATCAACCTTCGACATTCAGTCATTCTTGATAACAATATAAAGGTATGCTAGCTCCGGCATGTACATGACTACCGGCTTTGTGTTTGATGTCCAGAGAACAAAAGTCAAGGACTAAAACACAAGCTTCAGTTCCCTCTTCTGAAACTTTATTAGAAGTGGTGTCATGCttaatcttcctcctcctcctcttcatcctggtTGATCTGGAAGTAGCGCAGCTCGTAGCTCTCCTTGGTGTTGGCCACAACCCGCAACCAGTCCCTGAGGTTGTTCTTCTTCAGGTACTTCTTGGTGAGGTACTTCAAATACCTGAGAGACAAGATGAACgtcaacctgattaccccctcctacaggactaacacgggtaaatcatctttttacaatactgccccccaagggtggaactgtttgactcctgccctcaaaacatgcacctctttggcctccttcaaaacggccctaaaaatacacctttcagggggacagaaacggagatagtcatcacgactctctccagatcaaccccccccccctttttgtccacctacgttgcacatattaattgccttagtaatttattgtaatttatgtaatttatttattgtcattcattgtcattttgcatcggcggtgtaaaatcattttatttttgtttttctaatgttactttgcatcaattgagttattgaatattggttttatttttattggtattgttaattgtcgatgatttatgtacgaaggactttcaacggaaacaagaccgcaagggctttttagaaatgctcctcttagacaggatgtttgactgtacttgtactgtaatacatgctactgtgtgactgtacttgtactgtaatacatgctactgtgtgactgtacttgtactgtaatacatgctactgtgtgactgtacttgtactgtaatacatgctactgtgtgactgtacttgtactgtaatacatgctactgtgtgactgtacttgtactgtaatacatgctactgtttgactgtacttgtactgtaatacatgctactgtgtgactgtacttgtactgtaatacatgctactgtgtgactgtatttgtactgtaatacatgctactgtgtgactgtacttgtactgtaatacatgctactgcgtgactgtacttgtactgtaatacatgctactgtttgactgtacttgtactgtaatacatgctactgtgtgactgtacttgtactgtaatacatgctactgtgtgactgtacttgtactgtagtacatgctactgtttgactgtacttgtactgtaatacatgctactgtgtgactgtacttgtactctaacattctatctaataaatatattcatcatcatcatcagagctTCATCAAAAAGTTTATGCAGTTACCTTCCGTTCCCCCCGAATCTTAATTAGAGTTTCGGTTTGGAATCTTTATCTTCTTGGAATACAAATGGCTCAAATGTCAGAGACAAGTCTGATAACATGAAATCATTATCCAATAGTATTAATCAAACTCAATTATAGACCttctttaatttgttttgagGTGCAtagttggagttctttggttaatccacccgggatgatgatgatgataaactagcttgctagttagcccgttagcgcattagctagcttcactccggtttagaccgtatcggtgagatcggcgcgcacggagtcgccgatcgcaggagccgagttgctgcaggtcttcttcttgcttcctcctcttcctccactgattcattaacgctggattctctcgctgctgctctattctcgtgttctgctgcgggaccgacagcctcgagttgaAACTACgcttcgtcagcacgccataatactatggtgaaggacagcaccggtacgtatcactccgcgaggctcctgactataatactatggtgaaggacagcaccggtacgtatcactccgcgaggctcctgactataatactatgttgaaggacagcaccggtacgtatcactccgcgaggctcctgactctcatactatgttgaaggacagcatcggtacgtatcactccacgaggctcctgactataatactatggtgaaggacagcaccggtacgtatcactccgcgaggctcctgactctcatactatgttgaaggacagcaccggtacgtatcactccgcgaggctcctgactctcatactatgttgaaggacagcatcggtacgtatcactccacgaggctcctgactataatactatggtgaaggacagcaccgatacgtatcactccgtgaggctcctgactataatactatggtgaaggacagcaccggtacgtatcactccgcgaggctcctgactataatactatgttgaaggacagcaccggtacgtatcactccgcgtggctcctgactataatactatgttgaaggacagcaccggtacgtatcacaggcagcagaggggagttataaccaggcagcagaggagagttataaccaggcagcagaggagttataaccaggcagcagaggggagTCATAACCAGGCAGCCgaggagttataaccaggcagcagaggggagttataaccaggcagcagagggttgttataaccaggcagcagaggagttataaccaggcagcagaggagttataaccaggcagcagaggggagttataaccaggcagccgaggagttataaccaggcagcagaggagttataaccaggcagcagaggagttataaccaggcagcagaggggagttataaccaggcagccgaggagttataaccaggcagcagaggagttataaccaggcagcagaggagttataaccaggcagcagaggagttataaccaggcagcagaggggagttataaccaggcagcagagggttgttataaccaggcagcagaggagttataaccaggcagcagaggagttataaccaggcagcagaggagagttataaccaggcagcagaggagagttataaccaggcagcagaggagagttataaccaggcagccgaggagttataaccaggcagcagaggagttataaccaggcagcagaggggagttataaccaggcagcagaggagagttataaccaggcagccgaggagttataaccaggcagcagaggagttataaccaggcagcagaggagagttataaccaggcagcagaggagagttataaccaggcagcagaggagttataaccaggcagcagaggagagttataaccaggcagcagaggagttataaccaggcagcagaggagagttataaccaggcagcagaggagagttataaccaggcagcagaggagttataaccaggcagcagaggagagttataaccaggcagcagaggagagttataaccaggcagcagaggagagttataaccaggcagcagaggagttataaccaggcagcagaggagttataaccaggcagcagaggagagttataaccaggcagcagaggagagttataaccaggcagcagaggagagttataaccaggcagccgaggagttataaccaggcagcagaggagttataaccaggcagcagaggggagttataaccaggcagcagaggagagttataaccaggcagccgaggagttataaccaggcagcagaggagagttataaccaggcagcagaggagttataaccaggcagcagaggagagttataaccaggcagcagaggagttataaccaggcagcagaggagagttataaccaggcagcagaggagagttataaccaggcagcagaggagttataaccaggcagcagaggagagttataaccaggcagcagaggagttataaccaggcagcagaggagagttataaccaggcagcagaggagagttataaccaggcagcagaggagagttataaccaggcagcagaggagagttgtaaccaggcagcagaggagagttataaccaggcagcagaggagagttataaccaggcagcagaggagagttataaccaggcagcagaggagagttataaccaggcagcagaggagagttataaccaggcagcagaggagttataaccaggcagcagaggagttataaccaggcagcagaggctCTCAGGCGGTAGGTTTTGTGTCCCacacactgatttatagatgcACATTATAAGTTATTGCTAGTTACGTGAACACGTTTAAATATCGTGCCCCACACCTTACATTTATTCTGGTAAGTGTTGAATTGTGTTTTGTACCTCTTCGAGAAAGGAACTTCAGAGTTGACTCCAATCTTACTCTTGCTCCTTTCAATGGACACCACCCCCCCACCGAGGCCCCCACCGAGGCCCCCAGCCTTGCCATTCACCTTGATGCGCTCCTGGAGGAACTGCTCCTGATCATCAGAGGGAAA is from Brachionichthys hirsutus isolate HB-005 chromosome 8, CSIRO-AGI_Bhir_v1, whole genome shotgun sequence and encodes:
- the rpl22 gene encoding large ribosomal subunit protein eL22 isoform X1; protein product: MAPIKKQMVRKQGGKRKKQLKFTLDCTHPVEDGIMDAAKFEQFLQERIKVNGKAGGLGGGLGGGVVSIERSKSKIGVNSEVPFSKRYLKYLTKKYLKKNNLRDWLRVVANTKESYELRYFQINQDEEEEEED
- the rpl22 gene encoding large ribosomal subunit protein eL22 isoform X2, whose amino-acid sequence is MKKQMVRKQGGKRKKQLKFTLDCTHPVEDGIMDAAKFEQFLQERIKVNGKAGGLGGGLGGGVVSIERSKSKIGVNSEVPFSKRYLKYLTKKYLKKNNLRDWLRVVANTKESYELRYFQINQDEEEEEED